One window from the genome of Aquabacterium sp. A3 encodes:
- the murI gene encoding glutamate racemase, whose amino-acid sequence MTAHDSSTSQDLELTSFDGLRVGVFDSGLGGLSMVEALRHQLPGAGMDYVADSGHAPYGERDDRYILGRCHQITQRLLDRGADLIVVACNTATAVAIRDLRQTWPGVPFIGVEPGIKPAITVSPQGRIGVLATPMTLSSQKFRDLIDAHAQGVHLVLQPCPGLAAEIEKGALDTPALRTLVDRFCAPMTVDQVDTVVLGCTHYPLVRPLFEDALPASVQILDTSGAVARHARRLAQVIHAHGVNARDTSDSLRLWTTGDPLHLQEVARRWLSQPSLTAQPL is encoded by the coding sequence ATGACAGCCCACGACTCCAGCACCAGCCAGGACCTCGAACTGACGTCGTTTGACGGCCTCAGGGTGGGGGTGTTCGACTCCGGTCTGGGTGGCCTGTCCATGGTCGAAGCCCTGCGTCACCAACTGCCGGGGGCAGGCATGGATTACGTGGCGGACTCGGGGCACGCACCGTACGGCGAACGCGACGACCGCTACATCCTGGGCCGCTGCCATCAGATCACTCAGCGCCTGCTGGACCGGGGCGCCGACCTGATCGTCGTGGCCTGCAACACCGCCACCGCGGTGGCCATACGAGATTTGCGGCAAACCTGGCCGGGGGTGCCGTTCATTGGCGTGGAGCCCGGCATCAAACCCGCGATCACGGTATCGCCGCAAGGTCGCATCGGCGTGCTGGCCACGCCCATGACCCTGTCGAGTCAGAAATTTCGCGATCTGATAGACGCTCATGCGCAAGGGGTGCACCTCGTCTTGCAGCCCTGCCCTGGTCTGGCCGCAGAAATTGAGAAAGGTGCTTTGGACACGCCGGCGTTGCGCACGCTGGTCGACCGCTTTTGCGCCCCCATGACCGTGGACCAGGTCGACACGGTGGTGCTGGGCTGCACGCACTACCCGTTGGTTCGCCCCTTGTTCGAAGACGCCTTGCCGGCCAGCGTGCAGATACTGGACACGTCAGGCGCCGTGGCCCGTCATGCGCGACGCCTGGCCCAAGTCATCCATGCCCATGGGGTGAATGCGCGTGACACCAGCGATTCGTTGCGACTTTGGACCACGGGCGACCCCCTGCATCTGCAAGAGGTCGCCCGCCGCTGGCTGTCTCAGCCCTCGTTGACGGCCCAGCCTCTTTGA